The sequence below is a genomic window from Brevibacillus agri.
CGTTGCGCAACAACACCTGCTCGGGCAAGGTTTTGGGAGAAGCCATCGGCACTTGCAAAGTATCGTCCAGATACACGTCGGAGTTGCGGCTTTTGCGCAATTCGCTGAGTACGGAGTTGCGGGCTATCGTATAGAGCCAGGTGGAGAAGGTTGCTTCTACATCACGGAAAGAATGAATGCTCTTATACGCCTTGTAAAACGTCTCCTGACAGATGTCCTCAGCGATATGCTCCAAATGAGCCTGGCGCAAAAGGTGAGTGACAAATGAGAGGATCTTTTTTTCATAACGACGAATCAGTTCAGCATAGCATTCCAGATTACCTTCTTTAATCTCTCGGATAAGCTGGGAATCGGTCATGATCAGGATTACCTCCTTGCGATTCCGATCCCTCAGCGGCCTTTGTCATATTAGACTGCTGGGGATGTAAAAAGTTGCGCGACCTTACGATTCTTTTCTCGTCTCACTGCGGGAATCCTTCACGAAAAAACCCCCAATTTTGGGGTTAAATGACATAGGCGTTGGGCTTTGTGTCGAAAATCCGCCTGCCCATCCCGATTGAAGAGCTAAACTGCGCATTTCGATACATCCATTTACCGTTCGACATAACAGATGCTGGAAGATGCATTTCGCTAAAATTGAGAATAGTGGAAAGATCATACTTTGTCAACCAGTTTTCCTTTTTCAGGAAGACAATATCAGCGTCCGCCCCTGGTGTCAAGCTTCCTTTTTGCGGATAAAGCCCAATCGCCTTGGCAACGTTTGTCGAAGCGAGTCTGACGAGCAGACAAAGCAGGATTTCCGGCGAGCACCATCTCCTGCGATAGTCAATGCGAACCTCCTGCAGAGGCGAAGCGACCTGGCAGCTATCGTAAAACCTCTGATATATATATCGGACAGCCCGGTCAGTTGTTTCAGCGTTCAAACGGAAAATGTGTAAAAACGGATCGGATTGTTTTGGTTCAAAGGCCGCTGACGGATCAGCAATGACAGTACGCACCTTCCAGTATCTCGTGGCGTCCAGCCAAAGCTGCCGAATGAGATCACGCTGTTCTTTTTTTACGGAAGCATCATTTTGAATATGCAAATGCAGAATCGTTTGTTTAGACGTATGAAGTGGCAAAAGCGTTTCCCAATTTATTGTGGAAATTTCTTCTGGGCTTCGGACCGTCACATGAAAGGAAGAAAAGCCGAGCTCTGAGTACTGCGCCACCGTTCTCGGCTGTAGCTGGGCAGGCTCGATCGCCACGTGCCAGGCGTAGTCGAGCGGGCTGTTGAAGTGCCTCGTCTGCTGGTATTCCACCTGCGGCCTGCTCATCCACGGCTCCGGGCGCAACACGTCCACGAAGCTCGTACAACCGCTCCTGACGAGCTCTCGCATCACTTCTATGTACGTCTTCCCATCTTTTATTTTATACAACGATTGTGTCGGCAGTGCGACGAAACCGGGCAAAAGATACATACCGGACGCGTCCACCTCTTCAAAGACGGTCGTCGCGGTCGTTTTGGGCAAGGTATCCTTGGCGATGCGAACGATTTTTCCGCCTGCAATCCAAATATCTGCTTCTTTGACTCGGTGCGCTGTGACTACCGCTCCTCCTCGAATGACCATTCCTTGCTCCGGCACGCTCGTCCCCTCCCGCCTCGCATCGAGCTGCAATTTGTACGAGCATATGCGCGGGCAAGGAAAAAAATACAAAAAAAGACCGCCGTTGATTGTAAGCGCATTCAAACGGCGGTAGCACACGTGTGCTTTTATAATATTGGATAGGAGTGGAGAGAAACCATACTGTAGTTTTATAATAAACGGAATGTAAGCGCTTGTCAAATCATTTTTGCTAAAAACCGCCAGACCTGTCCCGACGTTTTCCCGGCGGTTGGTAGACAGGCAAAAGAGCCTGGCTCGGTTGCGAGCGGCAGGCTCCTTTCCCTCTTTTTACTGTTGGCTGATGCGCGTAAGCAGCTCGTGGAATCCCGGGAACGATACGTCGATCGCTTCCTCGTTTTCGATTCCCGTCTCCCCTGTTGCCGCCAATCCGGCAATCGCCATCGCCATTCCGATGCGGTGATCGCCCATGCTGTCGATGACCGCGCCTGTCAGCGGAGTCTCGCCTTCGATAATCATGCCGTCCTCTGTCGGCGTGACACGACCGCCGAACTTGGAGAGCTGGCTTACGACCGTAGCGATGCGGTCGGTTTCTTTTACCTTCAGCTCCTCCGCATCGCGAATCACGGTCTTGCCCTTTGCCTGCGTCGCCATGACCGCGATCACCGGAATCTCGTCGATCAGCCGCGGAATGATGTCGCCCGCGATTTCAATGCCGTGCAACTCGGAATGGGTCACGAGCAAATCGGCAACCGGCTCTTCGTTTACGACGCGCTCGTTGAGCAGCTCCAGGCTTCCGCCCATCGCTTTGACCACGTCGATGATCCCTGTGCGGCTCGGATTGATGCCGACATTTTCGATCAACAGCGAGCTGCCGGGAACAACCATAACCGCTGCGATCAAAAACGCCGCAGAGGAAATGTCCCCTGGCACGGAGATAGCCCGTCCTGTCAGCTTTTGTCCGCCTTCTACAGATACGGTCAGGCCGTCGCGCACGACAGAGACGCCAAACGCTTGCAGCATGCGCTCCGTATGGTCGCGGGACAAATGCGGCTCCGTGACGCTGGTCACGCCGTTCGCCTGCAAGCCTGCGAGCAAAATCGCCGACTTGACCTGTGCGCTCGCTACCGGAGACTGGTAAGCGATCGCCTCCAGCTTGCCGCCGCGAATCGAGAGTGGCGTAAACTCGCCGTCTTTTCTGCCGTCGATCTTCGCGCCCATCTGGCGAAGCGGTCCGATCACGCGCCGCATCGGGCGTTTGGCGATCGACTCATCGCCTTCCATCACTACGTGAAACGGCTGTGTCGCCATAATTCCGGACATCAGGCGAATCGTCGTCCCGGAGTTGCCGACGTCGAGATGCTGCAAAGGCTCCCGCAGGCCGTACCAGCCTTTTCCGTGAACAGTCACCTTGTCGCCTTGCTGTTCGATCTCGATGCCCAGGCGGCGGAAGCAACTGATGGTGCTCAGGCAATCTGCCCCAGGCAAAAAGCCTTCAATCGTGGTGACGCCCTCTGCCAGCGCACCGAACATGACAGCGCGGTGCGAGATGGATTTATCTCCCGGAACACGCACGGTCCCTGTTATTTTTTTGGCTTGACGAACTCGAAGCACAGTTCCACTCCCCTTTGTCTCTTCAGCAATTAGTCATGCTGTGAAGCGTCTTCGTTGTAAAGTGTGTTTGTACAAAATGGCTTAGGAACGCCTGTACACATTGTAATCGAAAAAGCGCAGAAGTTCCTCCCCTTTTTCCATCTCCTCCTGGGAATGGAAGGTGATGCGCAGCGCTCCGTATATGTCTTCACGCGTCTCTCTGATTTGCAGGTTGGTAATGTTGATCTGCTTCGCTCCCAAAAGCGTCGTGATGCGGCCAATCTCCCCCGGATGGTCGGGAATGTCGATATACAGGTCGTTCAGAGGCGGCAAAGCCCCGGCTTTGCGCTCCGGCAGGCCGTCGCGAAAATCGCGCGCTGTCTGGAAAAACCGCTCAATGCCTTCTGGATCGCCCTCTTCCACAAGCTCGATAACATCCTCCAGAGCTTTTGTCCAATCTTTGGCGATTTTTAACAGCGGCTCGCGGTTTTGCAGGAGCACATCGCGCCACATCCGCGGGTTGCTGGACGCAATGCGCGTAATGTCGCGGAAGCCGCCTGCGGCCAGGCGTGCGTGCCAGCCGTTTTCCTCGTCGTAGCCCGCAACCAGATTGACCAGCGCGGATGCCAGCACGTGCGGGAAGTGGCTGACCGCGCCCACTACCTGATCGTGGGTGTCAGCGTCCATTTGCACGACTTTTGCCCGCGTCAGCGAGAGCAATTCGGTCAGGCGCTCGACTTTTTCAGGCGGGGTGCCCGGTGCGGGCGTCAATACGTAATAGGCATTCTCCAACAGCCTGTCCGAAGCCGCTTCGACCCCTGACTTGTGCGAGCCTGCCATCGGGTGTCCACCAATGAACGTCACGCGCTCCGGGATGACTTCTACGGCTTGTCTGACGATGCCGGCCTTGGTGCTGCCCACGTCTGTTACAATGACGTCTGGCTGCAGCTCCATGTCTTGCAAATGCTGCAAGGTAGCGACGATCTGCTCGACAGGCGCAGCGAGAAAAATGACATTCGCTTCCCGGACGGCCGTTTGCAAATCGGTCGTGCCTGCGTGGATGACGCCGAGCGTCAACGCTTTATCTAACGGTTCTTGACGTACGTCGTAACCGACGACCCGGATGTTGGGGTCCCGTCGCATCGACAAAGCGATCGAACCGCCGATCAATCCGACTCCGATTACGGCGATAGTAATTTTTTTCATCTCCACTTCCTGTCCTTCCTTGTTCGCGTAGACAAAGATGCCGGGGCACGCCCGGCATCTTTTGTCCGTTATTTCAATGCGCCAGTCACAATTTCTTTCAACACAGACAAAATCTTTTCATTCTGTTCTTTCGTTCCCACCGTAATCCGCTGGTATCCCGGGAAGCCGAGTGCATTCCCCGAGCGCACGATGATGCCGTGCGTCAACAGCTTTTTGAACACTTCATCGGAATCTCTTTTCAGGTCAACCAAAATGAAGTTGGTCTGCGACGGGAAGTAAGAAAGTCCCCACTCGTCAAAAGCGTCCGTCAATTGCTTCAGCCCTTCGCGGTTGCGCTCGCGGCATGCGGCCACGAACTCCTGGTCGCGCAAGGCCGCACGAGCTGCTACTTGACCGAGCGCTCCGGTGTTGAACGGTTCGCGCACGTGCTCCAGTGCAGACACCAGCTCTTCGGAGGCGATGCCGTAGCCGATCCGCAGCGTTGCCAGACCGTAAATTTTGGAGAACGTCCGCAAAATAATCAGATTCGGATACTGATCGAGCAAAGGAACGGTTTGTGGATATTTTGGATCAACAACATACTCGTAATAAGCTTCATCCAAAACAACGAGAACGCTGCTCGGCACTTTTTTCAGGAACGCTTCCAGCTCTGTCGCAGTCACGATGGTACCGGACGGGTTGTTCGGGTTACATACCCATACGACTTTCGTCTGTTCGTTGATGGCTGCTGCCATCGCTTCCAGATCGTGAACGCCGTCCTTGAGCGGAACCTCGATCAGCTCTGCCCCTTCGATAATCGCATTGGAGCGATACTGGGAAAAGGTAGGAGTCGCCATGACCGTGTTCGTGCCTTCACTCAAAAAAGCGCGGGAGATCATCAACAAATTTTCGTCGGAACCATTGCCGAAAATGAGTTGACTAGGCTTCACGCCGAGGAAATCGGCCAAATCCCAGCGCAGGCTGAGGCTTGCGCCGTCCGGGTAAAGAGCGAGATTATCCAGTTGCTCCGCAATGGCCGCCTTCGCCTTAGGCGAGCAGCCGTAAGGGTTCTCGTTGGACGCCAGCTTGATTACTTCTGTCAAACCAAACTCCCGTTTGACGTCTTCAATGGGCTTCCCTGGCTGATATACCGGGGCATTGAGTATGCGTTGCTTCGGTTGCATCCACGTTCACTCCAGTCACATTTTTCCCATTATTGTAGCGCACTCGCCAACTGTTGTACAAACGTTTTTATTTTTTCAACAGCAACTGGCATTTGTGCCGGATCTTTCAGTTGGTCCTCGTGCTGTTCAATCTGCTGCACGATCGCGCTGCCCACGATCACGCCGTCTGCATGCGGCGCTACGGCCCGCACCTGCTCTGGCGTGGAGATGCCGAATCCGACGGCAGTCGGCGCAGTCGTGCTTGCTTTTACCCGCGCCAAAAAGTCCGCCAAGTCTTCGCGCAAGTCTGTCCGCGCTCCCGTCACGCCGAGCGACGAAACGCAGTACAAAAAGCCTGTCGCCTGCTCGCCGATCGTCTGGATGCGCGTATCGGACGTCGGTGCCACGAGCGAAATGACGTGCAAGCCGTTTTGCTTCGCGGCAGCCACGGCAGGGCCGTTTTCTTCAATCGGCAAATCCGGAATGACGACGCCGTCTGCTCCATGCGCGGCCAGGTCGGCGAAAAAGCGTTCGATTCCGTATTGCAGCACGGGATTGAAGTAAGAAAACAGGACGATGCCCGCTTCTACGCCCGACTCTCGCAGGCGGGAGACGAGCTGCAAGGCGTCTGCGATCGACACGCCGTGTTGCAGCGCACGCTGCGAGGCGCGCTGGATCGTAGGGCCATCTGCCAGCGGATCGGAATACGGAACGCCAAGCTCGATCACGTCCGCTCCGGCCTCCACCATCGCAGTCACGAGTTGAAACGTCGCTTCCAAGGTCGGATCTCCTACCGTAATAAACGGGATAAAACGCTTGCGGCTGCGATCCGCAAACAAACGGTCAATTCGATTCGTTGCTGCCGTCATCATGCCACTCCCCCTTCTGTGCGTTCCGCCAGCGCTTCCTGGATGGTCAGCACGTCTTTGTCCCCGCGTCCCGACAGGCAAATGACGATGATCTTCTCCGGCGACATTTGCGGAGCGCGCTTGATGACCTCAGCAATCGCGTGGGCGCTCTCCAGTGCGGGAATAATCCCTTCCGTGCGGCACAAAAGCTCGACGGCCGCGAGCGCCTCCGCATCGGTTACGGACGTGTACGTCACTCTCCCGGTATCTTTTAAATACGCATGCTCAGGGCCGACGCCCGGGTAGTCCAGCCCCGCCGAGATCGAGTGCGCCTCTTGCACCTGTCCGTGCGCATCCTGCAGCAAGTAGGTGAGCGAGCCGTGAATCACGCCTGGCCGCCCAAGGGTCAATGTCGCGGCATGCTTGTCTGTCTCGATTCCTTTTCCTGCCGCTTCCACGCCGCGAAGCGCGACAGACTCATCCTGAATAAACGGGTAAAACATCCCGATCGCGTTGCTGCCGCCGCCTACGCAGGCGACTACCTCGTCGGGCAGCTTGCCGAGTTGCTGCAAAATTTGCTGGCGCGTCTCCTCCCCGATAATTTTCTGGAACTCGCGCACCATGTACGGATACGGATGCGGGCCGACGACCGAGCCGATCACGTAAAACGTCTCCTCTACGTGCGAAACCCAGTGGCGAATCGCCTCGTTCGTCGCGTCCTTCAGCGTCCGCGAGCCGGACACGGCCGGAATGACTTCCGCTCCCAACAAGTTCATGCGAAAGACGTTCAACGATTGGCGGCGAATGTCTTCCTCGCCCATGAACACTTTGCAGGAAAGCCCGAGCTTCGCTGCGACCGTCGCGCTGGCAACGCCGTGCTGCCCCGCTCCCGTCTCTGCGATAATCGCCTTTTTGCCCATACGCTTTGCCAAAAGCGCCTGCCCGAGCGCATTGTTCAGCTTGTGCGCCCCGGTATGGTTGAGGTCTTCGCGCTTGAGGTAAATTTGCGCCCCGCCAAGCGCCTCCGTCAGCCGCTCCGCATGTGTCAGCGGCGTAGGGCGACCTGCGTATTTGCTGAGCAGCTCATTCAGCTCGGCTACGAACTGTGGATCACGTCGCGCTTCCTCAAAAGCAGCCTCCAGCTCGTACAAAGCATTCATCAACGTCTCTGGCACGAATTTTCCGCCGAACGCTCCAAACCGTCCGTTCTCGTCAGGCACGACCCGCGTGGTTGTCTGTGTATTGCTTGGCATGCGCCTTCACCCTCTCCACCAGTTTTTTTATCTTATCTCCGTCTTTCTCTCCATCCGTCTCTACTCCGCTGGACACGTCGATCACCGCAGCCTGGTACGTGCCAATCAGCTCGGCTACGTTTTCGGCATGAATCCCGCCTGCGATGATGCAATCCGCTTCCTTGCACTTCGCTTGCAGCAGCGGAATTTGCTCCCACGAAAACTTTTTCCCTGTTCCGCCTGCTTGCGCCGGATCGTACGTATCGAACAAAAAGGCGCTTACAATCCCCTGATACGCTTCCAGCGACGCGGAGGCATCCGCTTCGCCTCCAACAGCCAGTGCCTTCCATACCGGCACCGAAAACCGCTCTCGCACTTGGCGGCAAAATTCCGGCGTCTCCTGGCCGTGCAGTTGAATGACAGAAAGCGGCGCTTCCGCGAGCACTTCAGCCAGCTCATCCATCGTCGGATTGACAAACACGCCGACAGCCGGCGGGTGGCCGAAAACGGCAGCGAGCAGCCTCCCTGCCGTTTTCGCGTCTACCTTGCGCTTGCTTGGCGCAAACACCAGACCGACATAGTCGACGTCCAGCTCTTTTAGCAGCGCAAGCGTCTCCGGGCGTTTGATCCCGCAAATTTTCAACCGGGTCACAAGCTCACCCCCGCCTTGCTGCCTTTCGCTGGTCCGACCAGATCGAAAACCGCCTGTTTCACGTCTTGCTGGCGCATGAAGTGCTCGCCGACCAAAACCGCTCTCGCTCCCGCCTGTCTGACGTTTTCCACATCGGTCGCAGAAGAAATGCCGCTTTCGCTAACGACAGTCAGGGAAGCAGGCAGTTCCGCGAGCAGTTCGTGCGTCACCGCGAGATCGGTCTGAAACGTATGCAGGTTGCGGTTGTTGATCCCGAGCAGCTTCGGTTCGATCGCGCGGAAAACGAGCTCGCACTCCCGCTTGTCGTGGACTTCGACGAGGACGTCCATCCCGAGTTGTTCCGCCGTCTGCGACAAATGCCGCAGTTGCTCGTGCGTAAGGATCGCGGCGATGAGCAAAATGCAATCCGCTCCGGCTGCCCGCGCTTCCACTACCTGAATGTCTTCGATGAGAAAATCTTTTCGCAGCAAAGGACGGTCTACCGCTTCGCGAATGCCCTGCAAATAAGCGAGACTGCCCTGGAAAAACGACTCGTCGGTCAAGACGGACAGGCACTCGGCCTCAGCCGCCTGATACGCCCGCGCAATCGCGAGCGGGTCAAAATCCGGGCGAATCAGCCCTTTGGACGGCGAAGCCTTTTTCACTTCGGCAATTACGCTGACCGGGCGGCTGCTCTGTTCCAGCGCCTGGCGAAAGCCGCGCGGACGCTCCTGCGCTTTGGCTTGCTGCAGCAAGGCCGCTACCGTCGTCTCTTTTTGCAGGCGAGCGATTTCCTCGCGTTTTTTTTCCACGATTTTATGAAGCATGAATCATCCCTCCTGCAATTTGCCGAATGTGCTCCAGCTTGCGCATGACGAGTCCGTCGTCAATCAGCTCCGCTGCCCGGATCACGCCTGCTTCGATCGAGCGAACGCGATTCGCCAGGTAGAGGATCGCCCCTGCGTTTAACAGCACGATGTCGCGCGCCGCCCCGCGCTTGCCAGCGAACACCTCGCGAATGATCGTCGCGTTTTCGCACGCGTCTCCGCCGCGCAGCGCTTCTTTTTCATGGCGGCGCAATCCGAACTGTTCTGGGTCGATCTCATACGTGCGAATCTCGCCGTCACGCAGCTCCGCGATCTGGCTTGTTCCCGTCACGGTCAGCTCATCCAGCCCGTCAGAGCCAGCCACGACCAGCGCCCGCTCTACATGCAGCTCGCGCAGGACAGCCGCGACAGTCGGCAGCAGCTTCGCATCATAGACGCCCATGAGCTGATGGCTGGCGTTTGCCGGATTCGTCAGCGGGCCAAGCAGGTTGAAAACGGTGCGCACGGCCAGCTCCTTGCGCGGACCTGCCGCATGCTTCATCGCCTGGTGGTAGAGCGGCGCGAACAAAAAGCACAGGTTGGTCGCACGCAGACAATCAGCGGCGGACTTGGGCGACAGGTTGACCGGAACGCCCAGCTCTTCGAGGACGTCTGCACTGCCGCTTTTGCTCGACACAGCCCGGTTGCCGTGCTTGGCGATCCGCACGCCGTCGCTCGCCGCCACAATCGCACTGGCTGTCGAGATATTGAACGTGTTGCTGCCGTCTCCCCCTGTGCCGCACGTATCGACCAGACCCGGCAGCTCGATCGGAAAACGCATCGCCCGGGCGCGCATCGCCTGCGCAAACCCGATGATTTCCTCTACTTGCTCGCCCTTGAGCCGCATACTCGCCAAAAAGGCTCCGATCTGGGCTGGCGTCGCTTTGCCGTCCATGATTTCTCCCATCGCTTCCTCTGCGATTGCCCGCGACAAATCGTTTCCTTGCAAAATTTGCTCCAATGCATGGGTCAGCATGGCAATACCTCCTTGCGCACAAATAGCTGTTCTGCCTTTTCCAAAGCCGAAATCATCGCGGCTGCCTTGTTTACCGTCTCCTGGTATTCGCTTGCGGGAACCGAGTCGGCGACGATGCCTGCTCCTGCCTGCACGTGCGCGTACCCATCCTGGAAAAACAACGTCCGGATCGTGATGCAACTGTCGAGCGAGCCGTCGAAGGAAATGTAGCCGATCGCTCCGGCGTACAGATGGCGGGCATCCGGTTCCAGCTCGGCGATAATCTCCATCGCCCGCAGCTTGGGCGAGCCGGAGACGGTCCCGGCCGGGAAGGCGCTGAGCAGGGCGTCAAAAGCGTGTAGCCCCTCGCGCAGCTTGCCCGTCACGTGCGACACCATGTGCATCACATGCGAGTAATTTTCGATGACGAGCGCCTCTTCCACGCGGACGCTGCCGTAAGCCGACACCTTGCCGACATCGTTGCGGCCCAGGTCCAGAAGCATGTAATGCTCCGCCCGTTCCTTTTTGTCGGCCAAAAGGTCTGCCGCCAGCTCCTCGTCCTCCTGCGGCGTCGCGCCTCTTTTTCTCGTTCCGGCGATCGGGCGCATCTCGACTTTTTCATCCTCGACCCGCACGAGCAGCTCGGGAGACGTACCGACGACCGTCTCGCCCTCGTATTCGAGGTAGTACATGTACGGCGAAGGATTCAGCGTGCGAAGCAGTCTGTACACGGCAAACGGATCGACGTCGGTCTTGACGGAAAAGCGCTGCGAGAGCACTACCTGGAAAATATCGCCCGCTGCGATGTACTCTTTTGCCTGCTCGACCATCCGCTCGTACTGCTCGCGGCTCATGTTCGGCTCGACGTTGAGCGGGGCTGGCGACTGGGTTTCTACCTGGATGCGGCTGTCCACCTCCAGCGGAGCGGTTACCTTTGTAGCGAGCTGCTCCAGCCTTTCGCAGACTAGCTTGTATTTTTCGTCAATAACTTCGGCGGAATCTCCCGGCTCTACGTGCAAGTTGACGATCAACTGAATTTCCTGCTTCAAGTGATCGAAAGCGATCATTTCGTCGACGAAGAGGAAGCGCATGTCTGGCACGCGTACTGCCTCTTGGCGGTGCGCCGGCAAATTTTCAAAATAGCGCAGGGTGTTGTAGCCAAAAAAGCCTACGGCCCCGCCGCTCAAGCGGGGAAAGCCGGGCAGCTTCGGGCTCTTGAAGCGATCCGTCTCCTGGCGCAAAAAGTGGACGGGATTGCCTGTCAAAGCTTTTCGCTCTCCGCTGCGCGTCACTACGGAGATGTCTTCCCCTTTTGCTTCCACGATTTGAAAAGGGTTCATCCCGATGAACGAGAAACGGGCCCAACGCGCTCCGCCTTCCACGCTCTCCAGCAAAAACGAATCACTCGTACGAATCTTCTGATACAAACGGATGGGTGTCTCCTGGTCTGCCAAAAGCTTCAGGCTCACAGGAATCAGGGAATAGGTCGCCGAAAGGTTCTTGACCTCAGCAAGGGAGGGAAAATACATGAACTCTCATCTCCTTTTTAGTGGGAGCGAAAAGGGAGAACAACCGCCTTTTCACTGCCCGCTGCCTAGAGCGAGAGGTAGGGGGGAGAAAAAAATATACAAAAAAACCCAGCGACAGAACTGGATTGGGTAGACAAATATGTACCCAGCCTGCTCTTCTCTCCTCAACCTAACTCATCTCAACTCTG
It includes:
- a CDS encoding RNA polymerase sigma factor, with product MTDSQLIREIKEGNLECYAELIRRYEKKILSFVTHLLRQAHLEHIAEDICQETFYKAYKSIHSFRDVEATFSTWLYTIARNSVLSELRKSRNSDVYLDDTLQVPMASPKTLPEQVLLRNERESMVRLAINNLPEKQRSALILREYEQMDYTEIATILNLTVSSVKSLLFRARQSIKGQLETYILDPQLDEAEGMNR
- a CDS encoding amidohydrolase family protein is translated as MPEQGMVIRGGAVVTAHRVKEADIWIAGGKIVRIAKDTLPKTTATTVFEEVDASGMYLLPGFVALPTQSLYKIKDGKTYIEVMRELVRSGCTSFVDVLRPEPWMSRPQVEYQQTRHFNSPLDYAWHVAIEPAQLQPRTVAQYSELGFSSFHVTVRSPEEISTINWETLLPLHTSKQTILHLHIQNDASVKKEQRDLIRQLWLDATRYWKVRTVIADPSAAFEPKQSDPFLHIFRLNAETTDRAVRYIYQRFYDSCQVASPLQEVRIDYRRRWCSPEILLCLLVRLASTNVAKAIGLYPQKGSLTPGADADIVFLKKENWLTKYDLSTILNFSEMHLPASVMSNGKWMYRNAQFSSSIGMGRRIFDTKPNAYVI
- the aroA gene encoding 3-phosphoshikimate 1-carboxyvinyltransferase; the protein is MLRVRQAKKITGTVRVPGDKSISHRAVMFGALAEGVTTIEGFLPGADCLSTISCFRRLGIEIEQQGDKVTVHGKGWYGLREPLQHLDVGNSGTTIRLMSGIMATQPFHVVMEGDESIAKRPMRRVIGPLRQMGAKIDGRKDGEFTPLSIRGGKLEAIAYQSPVASAQVKSAILLAGLQANGVTSVTEPHLSRDHTERMLQAFGVSVVRDGLTVSVEGGQKLTGRAISVPGDISSAAFLIAAVMVVPGSSLLIENVGINPSRTGIIDVVKAMGGSLELLNERVVNEEPVADLLVTHSELHGIEIAGDIIPRLIDEIPVIAVMATQAKGKTVIRDAEELKVKETDRIATVVSQLSKFGGRVTPTEDGMIIEGETPLTGAVIDSMGDHRIGMAMAIAGLAATGETGIENEEAIDVSFPGFHELLTRISQQ
- a CDS encoding prephenate dehydrogenase — translated: MKKITIAVIGVGLIGGSIALSMRRDPNIRVVGYDVRQEPLDKALTLGVIHAGTTDLQTAVREANVIFLAAPVEQIVATLQHLQDMELQPDVIVTDVGSTKAGIVRQAVEVIPERVTFIGGHPMAGSHKSGVEAASDRLLENAYYVLTPAPGTPPEKVERLTELLSLTRAKVVQMDADTHDQVVGAVSHFPHVLASALVNLVAGYDEENGWHARLAAGGFRDITRIASSNPRMWRDVLLQNREPLLKIAKDWTKALEDVIELVEEGDPEGIERFFQTARDFRDGLPERKAGALPPLNDLYIDIPDHPGEIGRITTLLGAKQINITNLQIRETREDIYGALRITFHSQEEMEKGEELLRFFDYNVYRRS
- the hisC gene encoding histidinol-phosphate transaminase, producing MQPKQRILNAPVYQPGKPIEDVKREFGLTEVIKLASNENPYGCSPKAKAAIAEQLDNLALYPDGASLSLRWDLADFLGVKPSQLIFGNGSDENLLMISRAFLSEGTNTVMATPTFSQYRSNAIIEGAELIEVPLKDGVHDLEAMAAAINEQTKVVWVCNPNNPSGTIVTATELEAFLKKVPSSVLVVLDEAYYEYVVDPKYPQTVPLLDQYPNLIILRTFSKIYGLATLRIGYGIASEELVSALEHVREPFNTGALGQVAARAALRDQEFVAACRERNREGLKQLTDAFDEWGLSYFPSQTNFILVDLKRDSDEVFKKLLTHGIIVRSGNALGFPGYQRITVGTKEQNEKILSVLKEIVTGALK
- the trpA gene encoding tryptophan synthase subunit alpha, whose amino-acid sequence is MTAATNRIDRLFADRSRKRFIPFITVGDPTLEATFQLVTAMVEAGADVIELGVPYSDPLADGPTIQRASQRALQHGVSIADALQLVSRLRESGVEAGIVLFSYFNPVLQYGIERFFADLAAHGADGVVIPDLPIEENGPAVAAAKQNGLHVISLVAPTSDTRIQTIGEQATGFLYCVSSLGVTGARTDLREDLADFLARVKASTTAPTAVGFGISTPEQVRAVAPHADGVIVGSAIVQQIEQHEDQLKDPAQMPVAVEKIKTFVQQLASALQ
- the trpB gene encoding tryptophan synthase subunit beta, which translates into the protein MPSNTQTTTRVVPDENGRFGAFGGKFVPETLMNALYELEAAFEEARRDPQFVAELNELLSKYAGRPTPLTHAERLTEALGGAQIYLKREDLNHTGAHKLNNALGQALLAKRMGKKAIIAETGAGQHGVASATVAAKLGLSCKVFMGEEDIRRQSLNVFRMNLLGAEVIPAVSGSRTLKDATNEAIRHWVSHVEETFYVIGSVVGPHPYPYMVREFQKIIGEETRQQILQQLGKLPDEVVACVGGGSNAIGMFYPFIQDESVALRGVEAAGKGIETDKHAATLTLGRPGVIHGSLTYLLQDAHGQVQEAHSISAGLDYPGVGPEHAYLKDTGRVTYTSVTDAEALAAVELLCRTEGIIPALESAHAIAEVIKRAPQMSPEKIIVICLSGRGDKDVLTIQEALAERTEGGVA
- a CDS encoding phosphoribosylanthranilate isomerase, whose translation is MTRLKICGIKRPETLALLKELDVDYVGLVFAPSKRKVDAKTAGRLLAAVFGHPPAVGVFVNPTMDELAEVLAEAPLSVIQLHGQETPEFCRQVRERFSVPVWKALAVGGEADASASLEAYQGIVSAFLFDTYDPAQAGGTGKKFSWEQIPLLQAKCKEADCIIAGGIHAENVAELIGTYQAAVIDVSSGVETDGEKDGDKIKKLVERVKAHAKQYTDNHAGRA
- the trpC gene encoding indole-3-glycerol phosphate synthase TrpC; protein product: MLHKIVEKKREEIARLQKETTVAALLQQAKAQERPRGFRQALEQSSRPVSVIAEVKKASPSKGLIRPDFDPLAIARAYQAAEAECLSVLTDESFFQGSLAYLQGIREAVDRPLLRKDFLIEDIQVVEARAAGADCILLIAAILTHEQLRHLSQTAEQLGMDVLVEVHDKRECELVFRAIEPKLLGINNRNLHTFQTDLAVTHELLAELPASLTVVSESGISSATDVENVRQAGARAVLVGEHFMRQQDVKQAVFDLVGPAKGSKAGVSL
- the trpD gene encoding anthranilate phosphoribosyltransferase, coding for MLTHALEQILQGNDLSRAIAEEAMGEIMDGKATPAQIGAFLASMRLKGEQVEEIIGFAQAMRARAMRFPIELPGLVDTCGTGGDGSNTFNISTASAIVAASDGVRIAKHGNRAVSSKSGSADVLEELGVPVNLSPKSAADCLRATNLCFLFAPLYHQAMKHAAGPRKELAVRTVFNLLGPLTNPANASHQLMGVYDAKLLPTVAAVLRELHVERALVVAGSDGLDELTVTGTSQIAELRDGEIRTYEIDPEQFGLRRHEKEALRGGDACENATIIREVFAGKRGAARDIVLLNAGAILYLANRVRSIEAGVIRAAELIDDGLVMRKLEHIRQIAGGMIHAS